From the Anas platyrhynchos isolate ZD024472 breed Pekin duck chromosome 27, IASCAAS_PekinDuck_T2T, whole genome shotgun sequence genome, one window contains:
- the TAF11 gene encoding transcription initiation factor TFIID subunit 11 — protein sequence MAEAGEQGREEAAAPSREEPAPAASSPAGDGPEAAEDPAVAAEGEGGEAGGAGEHKAEALDGEVRSNEGEAVDGEDPSLQPSAAKKVKLELKERKEKKHKVDEDEIQKMQILVSSFSEEQLNRYEMYRRSAFPKAAIKRLIQSITGTSVSQNVVIAMSGISKVFVGEVVEEALDVCEKWGELPPLQPKHMREAVRRLKSRGQIPNSKYKKIIFH from the exons ATGGCGGAGGCGGGCGAGCAGGGCCGGGAGGAGGCCGCGGCCCCCAGCCGCGAGGAGCCCGCGCCCGCAGCCTCGTCCCCGGCCGGGGATGGGCCGGAGGCCGCGGAGGACCcggcggtggcggcggaggGCGAGGGGGGAGAGGCCGGAGGGGCCGGGGAGCACAAGGCGGAGGCGCTGGACGGGGAGGTGAGGAGCAACGAGGGGGAGGCCGTGGACGGGGAGGACCCGAGCCTGCAGCCCTCGGCGGCCAAGAAGGTGAAGCTGGAGCTGAAGGAGCGGAAGGAAAAGAAGCACAAAGTGGACGAGGACGAGATCCAGAAGATGCA AATACTGGTCTCTTCCTTTTCCGAAGAACAGCTGAATCGCTACGAGATGTATCGCCGCTCTGCCTTCCCCAAAGCTGCCATTAAACGG CTGATCCAGTCCATCACCGGCACCTCGGTCTCTCAGAACGTGGTTATCGCCATGTCGGGCATTTCCAAGGTCTTCGTTGGAGAGGTGGTGGAAGAAG cTCTGGATGTGTGTGAAAagtggggggagctgccccctcTGCAGCCTAAACACATGCGAGAGGCTGTCAGGAGGCTGAAGTCACGAGGACAGATCCCAAATTCCAAATATAAAAAGATCATCTTCCACTGA